Proteins co-encoded in one Rhopalosiphum maidis isolate BTI-1 chromosome 2, ASM367621v3, whole genome shotgun sequence genomic window:
- the LOC113554282 gene encoding protein takeout-like → MAIKLIGFFLCISMINEISSRSLPSYFKPCKRDDPNINECLMKLMENIRPYISKGIPEMHILPLDPMMIPSVTLNQNSAGSVNFVALFTDLKGYGGKNFQIHKIKASIKNQSLEIDLNLPLFRIESRYEVNGQILVLPIKGNGKFIGNFTNAHAKIKFELKFVEKKNHKNFIEIKKNKISLELGGAKLHFSNLFNGNKELGDQTNRFINENWTDLMQETRPLIEDTVAAIVLGIFKPVFETFSMDDLFPV, encoded by the exons atggcaattaaattaatcggattttttttatgcataagcATGATTAATGAAATATCAAGTCGATCATTGC cTTCATACTTCAAACCATGCAAGCGAGATGACCCCAACATTAATGAATGTTTAATGAAGTTAATGGAAAACATTCGACCCTATATTAGTAAAGGAATACCAGAAATGCACATATTACCTTTAGATCCGATGATGATACCATCTGTGACTTTGAATCAAAATTCAGCTGGTTCAGTTAATTTCGTTGCCTTGTTTACAGATTTGAAGGGTTACGGaggaaaaaattttcaaattcataaaattaa agCTAGTATCAAAAATCAATCTTTGGAGATTGACTTAAATTTGCCTTTGTTCAGAATCGAATCCAGATACGAAGTCAATGGACAAATATTAGTACTGCCTATTAAAGGAAATGGAAAATTCATTGGAAATTTCA cgAACGCTCATGCAaagattaaatttgaattaaaatttgttgaaaaaaagaaccacaaaaactttattgaaattaaaaaaaataaaataagtttggaATTAGGAGGagcaaaattacattttagtaatttatttaacggcAACAAAGAATTAG GTGATCAAACAAACCGATTTATAAACGAGAACTGGACGGATCTGATGCAGGAAACAAGACCATTGATTGAAGACACTGTGGCTGCTATAGTCCTGGGTATTTTCAAACCCGTATTTGAGACATTTAGTATGGATGATCTATTTCCAGTCTAG